A single genomic interval of Dysidea avara chromosome 6, odDysAvar1.4, whole genome shotgun sequence harbors:
- the LOC136257527 gene encoding uncharacterized protein, whose product MGNRKLDLVIRAYSRGAKITSSRCCWNKFAMSVAWYTSDPRHDSFVPKQNGCNGGPFLYSVKTKGKLQNGGSDDERPKLLPSFHDADGFKKMKYRRIGCTDMIVSTVSIGGSGFGNVYGDMNEATATETLHKSLKNGLNYIDTAPWYGQGKSETYLGKALKGIPREAYIISTKVCRYEPEVQKMFDFSSTRILQSAEESLSRLNLPYVDLLQIHDVEFAPSVDMIVNESLPALQKLKDAGKCRYIGITGYPIGVLKEVVKKSHVKIDTVLSYCHLSLNDSTLLSELDFFHQHNLPVINASPIGMGLLCNAGPPEWHPARDEIKTACRKAVEYCNSKGVDITKLAIHHSISCEEVPTTLTSITTPAMLDANLSTIYDGLTADELEVKQYIIKTFFDPLKVKTWEGVELQQYHENLRQYESLLT is encoded by the exons ATGGGGAATCGAAAACTAGACCTTGTGATACGGGCGTATAGTAGAGGTGCTAAAATCACTTCATCAAGGTGTTGTTGGAACAAATTTGCTATGAGCGTCGCCTGGTATACTAGCGACCCAAGACATGACTCCTTCGTGCCGAAACAAAATGGTTGTAATGGCGGGCCGTTCTTGTATAGTGTCAAGACCAAAGGAAAACTTCAGAATGGTGGAAGTGATGATGAACGACCAAAGCTTTTACCAAGTTTTCACGACGCGGATGGCTTTAAAAAGATGAAATACAGACGAATAGGATGCACAGACATGATCGTGTCAACTGTCAGTATCGGTGGTTCAGGGTTTGGTAATGTGTATGGAGATATGAACGAAGCTACCGCCACAGAAACACTACACAAGAGCTTGAAGAATGGACTGAACTACATTGATACTGCCCCGTGGTACGGCCAGGGAAAATCTGAGACATATTTGGGAAAGGCATTAAAGGGGATTCCTCGAGAGGCTTACATTATCAGCACCAAAGTTTGCCGCTATGAGCCAGAAGTGCAGAAGATGTTTGATTTCTCCTCTACAAGAATCCTACAGAGTGCTGAAGAAAGTTTGAGTCGTTTAAATCTGCCATATGTGGACTTGCTTCAAATTCATGATGTTGAGTTTGCACCCTCAGTAGACATGATAGTTAATGAAAGCCTTCCTGCTTTACAGAAACTGAAAGATGCTGGAAAATGTCGTTATATCGGTATAACTGGGTATCCTATTGGTGTCCTCAAAGAAGTTGTGAAGAAAAGCCATGTAAAAATTGACACTGTGTTGTCGTATTGTCATCTTAGTTTGAACGATTCTACACTGTTGTCTGAGCTAGACTTTTTCCATCAACATAACTTGCCTGTGATAAACGCTTCACCAATTGGCATGGGGTTGTTGTGTAACGCTGGCCCTCCTGAATGGCATCCAGCCAGAGATGAGATCAAGACAGCATGCCGTAAAGCAGTGGAGTACTGCAACAGCAAAGGAGTGGACATCACCAAGTTAGCCATTCATCACAGCATAAGCTGTGAAGAA GTACCTACCACTCTTACCAGCATCACTACTCCAGCTATGTTAGATGCTAACTTGTCTACCATCTACGATGGGTTGACAGCTGACGAGCTAGAGGTGAAACAATACATCATAAAGACCTTCTTTGATCCTCTCAAAGTGAAGACCTGGGAAGGTGTGGAGCTACAGCAATACCATGAAAACCTTCGTCAATATGAGTCATTGCTAACCTAA